The genome window AGCCGTCGGGAAAGACGAGGAGCGGAAGGCGCGCGCGCTCCTCCTCCGGCACCTGGGCCAGGATGGCGCGCGCGTCGGCGGAGACGGCGGGGTCGGACCACTGGTACGGCACGCGGCTGCGCGCCAGGAAGTCCTTCACCTCGTGCGTGCGCGCGCTCCAGCGGTCGCCCACCACGCGCACCGGCATTGGGTGCGGGGCGTGGGCGCGCGCGAGCTCGGGCGGGTGGGCGTCCATCGGGCCGGGGCGAGCGGTCAGGTGGTCTGCCGCTCGCGCGCGCGGCGGCTGGGCTGCGGCCGCACGTGCAGCAGCTCCTCGATCACCGTGCCGCCGGGGAGAAGGGGCCGGCCGCGCTTCACGTCGAAGCCGTAGCCGTCGGCCAGGATGTGCACCAGCGAGTCGGTCACGGCGATGATGTCGTCATCCCCCGCGGTGGGGGCGTTGGTGTGCGTCACGCGGCCGCCCAGCACCATCACCGCCCCCTCGCCGATCACGGTGAAGCGCTCGCCGGGCTCCACCTCGAGCGCGGTGTTCTCGTCGATCCCCACCCCCAGTACCTGCGGGTTGTGGGCGAAGACGGTGAACAGGCGGCTGGGCCGGCCGCGCTGGTTGAAGTGCGTGTCGACCACGGTGTCGCGCCAGTAGCCCAGCCCCGGCGCCAGCGAGACGTCGGCGCGGCGCACGGTGCCGTCGCTGCGCCCGCCGATGAACATCACGCTGCTCATGGCCGCCGCGCCCGCGCTGGTCCCGGCTACCACCATTCCCTCGCCGAACAGGCGCTCGCGGATCCCCTCGCAGAACTCCGTCCCCGCCATCAGCGCGGTCAGCCGCAGCTGGTCGCCGCCGGTGAAGAACACCGCGGTGGCGCGCCCCAGCGCGTCCAGGATCTCCTTCGACGACGCCTGGTTGCGCTCGGTGATGGGCGCGGGAAAGGCCTCGGCCACGCCGAGCTTCTCGAACAGCGGGCCGTAAGTGCGCACCTTTCCGAGCGGATCCTCGGAGGGCGACGAGCAGATGACGATGCGCGCCTGCCTGCCCCCGGCCATCTTCACCAGGTGCGGGAGGATGGTCATGTTCTCCTCGTCGGGGTCTTCCGCCCCGCCGATCACCAGCAGCCGTCCCATCCGGCGCCTGCCGTTCCCATTCTGGCTGGACATGTCGCTCCCTCGTGTGCGTCCCGGCTACCTTCGTCGCGCGCAGAAGTGTCAAGGATCACGCCAGCCACGGCGCAGGCCCTCACCCGAAAAATCGAGGAGGAGAAGACGTAACCGCCGTGTTCTCCTCCCCGATTTTTCGACCTCTCCCAAACTGCTGGGAGAGGTAACCGCAACAACGGCCTTCGGGAGATGATTCGCTAGGTGTAGATCACCGTCCACCGTACCGTGAAGTCGTGCTCCGCTACCACGCGGGCGATGGCGCGGGCGATCTTCTCGCCGCCGATGGACGAGGGCTCGATGGGATTCGCGTAGTCTTCCGGGCGGTTGCACACGGCGCGCAGCTCGATGACGGGAAGGCCGTGCTCCAGCGCCACGCGCAGGATGCGGTCGTCGAACACGGCCATCGCCGTGGCCGCGAGCCGCGCCATCCGCGCGTCCGGGAAACCGCCGTTGTAGACCGTGCAGAGCACCAGCGGCAGCCCCGCCGCCATGACGTGGCGGAGCATGGCGCGGTAGTCCACCTCGAAGCCGTC of Longimicrobium sp. contains these proteins:
- a CDS encoding cyanophycinase, which codes for MSSQNGNGRRRMGRLLVIGGAEDPDEENMTILPHLVKMAGGRQARIVICSSPSEDPLGKVRTYGPLFEKLGVAEAFPAPITERNQASSKEILDALGRATAVFFTGGDQLRLTALMAGTEFCEGIRERLFGEGMVVAGTSAGAAAMSSVMFIGGRSDGTVRRADVSLAPGLGYWRDTVVDTHFNQRGRPSRLFTVFAHNPQVLGVGIDENTALEVEPGERFTVIGEGAVMVLGGRVTHTNAPTAGDDDIIAVTDSLVHILADGYGFDVKRGRPLLPGGTVIEELLHVRPQPSRRARERQTT
- a CDS encoding SGNH/GDSL hydrolase family protein; translation: MRTRILESSGWRGEGGAWCCWGDSILDNGAYTSGGPQVAAQVQAVLPDGWRCVLAAVDGATTGDVPRQMGDVPDDAAVLVLSAGGNDLLMHVNVLDEPATGSAQVLARLAELADGFEVDYRAMLRHVMAAGLPLVLCTVYNGGFPDARMARLAATAMAVFDDRILRVALEHGLPVIELRAVCNRPEDYANPIEPSSIGGEKIARAIARVVAEHDFTVRWTVIYT